The Acidobacteriota bacterium nucleotide sequence GCGCGGCCCCGCCGGTCGCGCCCCAGTCGCGGGGCGCGCGCCGGGACGTGCCTGCTGCCCTGTCGGGGGCGGCGTGGCCGGTCGCGGTGGCGGCGGAGGCGCCGGCACGATCGAACGAACGACGGTCGGACGCGCCGGCGGAGCCTGGCCGGTTCGCGGGTCTTCGATACGCAGCCGAATCGTCGGCGGCACCACACGACCAGTCGGCGCAGGAACCGCGGCGCGGGCGGCCACGCTGGGTACTCCAGGTGCTCCAGGTGCCTCGGGTGCTCGGGGTGCCCCGGCTGCCGCTGGCGCCGGTGCGTGCGCCGCGGGTGCTTCGGCGGCTGCGGGAGATTCCGGCGCAGCAGCCGCGGGAGCCGCTTCAGCGGCGCGGGCGGCCACCGTGGGCGCTTCGCGGTCCGCCGTCTGAGCCGGCGCCGTCACCTCGGGTGTGGCGGCTGGCGCCGCCGGGCCCTCCTCGGGCGCCGGGGCTTCGACGGCTGGCGCCGCCTCGATCGGCGGCGCGACCGGCTTGGCGACCTTCACCAGCCTCGGCGGGGGCAGGGCGTGGGCGGCCGGCTTGGCCGGTTCCGGCGCTTTCGCCGCCGCGCCCTTCTTCGCGCCTCCCTTGGCGGGCGGATGCGCCGCCGTCTCGCTGAACATCTCGGAGGCGCGCGGCAGCGTGATGGTGCGCTCGCGGGCGAGCTTCTGCACGAACTCCCGTGCGACGACCTCTTCGATCGTGCTCGACGCGCTCTTCACCTCGATGCCTGCGCGCTTCTTGAGCAGCGCCATGACTTCCTGGCTCGAGGTGTTCAGCAGCTCTGCGACCTTGTAAATCCG carries:
- a CDS encoding translation initiation factor IF-2 N-terminal domain-containing protein, translating into MATVRIYKVAELLNTSSQEVMALLKKRAGIEVKSASSTIEEVVAREFVQKLARERTITLPRASEMFSETAAHPPAKGGAKKGAAAKAPEPAKPAAHALPPPRLVKVAKPVAPPIEAAPAVEAPAPEEGPAAPAATPEVTAPAQTADREAPTVAARAAEAAPAAAAPESPAAAEAPAAHAPAPAAAGAPRAPEAPGAPGVPSVAARAAVPAPTGRVVPPTIRLRIEDPRTGQAPPARPTVVRSIVPAPPPPPRPATPPPTGQQARPGARPATGARPAGPR